In Paraflavitalea devenefica, the following are encoded in one genomic region:
- a CDS encoding HipA family kinase, whose product MKNESKIRTVNVTRYVTPLREGGSLPAIAEADDEFLYVLKFRGAGQGVKSLIAELIGGEIARTLGLKIPEIVFAHLDTAFGRTEPDEEIQDLLKASVGLNLGLHYLSGSITYDPAVTKLPSLLASQIVWLDCLLTNVDRTARNTNMLVWNKELWLIDHGAALYFHHSWTNWEEQAKRPFAPIKDHVLLPQASELEAVDAVYKPLLTEERIRAIVGLVPDEWFTGGSPEIPATERREVYVQFLLTRIALSHIFVKEAQYARTTLI is encoded by the coding sequence ATGAAGAATGAATCAAAGATCAGAACGGTAAATGTGACCCGCTATGTGACGCCCCTGCGGGAAGGCGGATCGCTGCCTGCTATTGCAGAGGCCGATGATGAGTTCCTGTATGTGCTGAAGTTCCGGGGAGCGGGCCAGGGTGTTAAATCACTGATCGCTGAACTGATCGGCGGTGAGATAGCCCGCACACTTGGCCTGAAGATACCGGAGATCGTTTTTGCCCATCTCGACACCGCTTTTGGCCGCACAGAACCGGATGAAGAGATACAGGACCTGCTGAAAGCCAGTGTGGGACTGAACCTGGGCCTGCATTATCTTTCAGGCTCTATTACGTACGACCCTGCTGTAACTAAACTTCCTTCCTTACTGGCTTCGCAGATCGTATGGCTGGACTGCCTGCTGACGAATGTAGACCGCACAGCCCGCAATACAAATATGCTGGTATGGAATAAGGAATTGTGGCTGATTGATCATGGCGCCGCCCTATATTTTCATCATTCCTGGACCAACTGGGAAGAACAGGCCAAACGCCCCTTTGCCCCCATAAAAGATCATGTGCTGCTGCCGCAGGCCAGTGAGTTGGAAGCAGTAGATGCGGTGTATAAACCACTATTAACTGAGGAACGCATCCGTGCTATTGTTGGCCTGGTACCCGATGAATGGTTCACCGGCGGATCGCCGGAGATCCCGGCCACTGAACGCCGGGAAGTATATGTGCAGTTCCTGCTGACCCGTATCGCCCTATCTCACATTTTTGTAAAAGAAGCCCAGTATGCAAGAACAACACTTATTTGA
- a CDS encoding DUF3037 domain-containing protein has product MQEQHLFEYAVIRVVPRVEREEFLNVGVILYCKQLRFLQTKYTLDMKRLGAFGPGLDVEEVKEYLCAFEHICLGDAAGGPIAKLDMASRFRWLTATRSTIVQSSKVHPGFCTDPLTTLEKLHERLVL; this is encoded by the coding sequence ATGCAAGAACAACACTTATTTGAGTATGCGGTGATCCGCGTGGTGCCAAGGGTAGAACGGGAAGAGTTCCTGAATGTGGGCGTTATCCTGTATTGCAAGCAGCTCCGGTTCCTGCAAACGAAGTATACACTGGACATGAAAAGGCTGGGCGCTTTTGGTCCCGGACTGGATGTGGAAGAGGTGAAGGAATATCTCTGCGCTTTTGAACATATTTGCCTGGGCGATGCAGCCGGTGGCCCCATTGCCAAACTGGATATGGCCTCCCGCTTCCGCTGGCTCACTGCCACCCGCAGCACGATTGTACAAAGCTCCAAGGTACATCCGGGCTTTTGTACTGATCCGCTGACTACTTTGGAGAAGCTGCATGAGCGGCTGGTGTTGTAG
- a CDS encoding FHA domain-containing protein produces MKSLINKLKKSFGLTDDSTVVEQSASAPEEAPASFIPATPVKRDAIIRFIIQTLKPYVDEKSMSVAGLRFYILCTSQEQEEAAGIALYTDKPGMFKTEQLERKLLNHFIQLEQDWFFEYHIVKDQLPENCIQQDSFGLKVIRAGDHIVEKYSTACIQVLVGQAEQFEYILNPHTQLRFNIGRSKTPQLSSGKIQLNDIVFLAAGEPGFDESVGRANLHVSRNHAYITYDPKTDKYFLYPDKGGLPDNGNKIKVHTADDKIKWLNMYGIAHPLQEGDQIELGGEAVLRFKRN; encoded by the coding sequence GCTCCCGAAGAAGCGCCGGCTTCTTTCATTCCAGCTACGCCGGTAAAACGGGATGCCATCATCAGGTTCATCATTCAAACATTAAAACCCTATGTGGATGAAAAAAGCATGTCGGTAGCCGGCCTTCGTTTTTACATCCTGTGTACCAGCCAGGAACAGGAAGAAGCGGCCGGCATCGCCTTATATACCGATAAGCCGGGCATGTTCAAAACGGAGCAACTGGAAAGGAAACTGCTCAACCACTTCATACAACTGGAACAGGATTGGTTCTTCGAATACCATATCGTAAAAGACCAATTGCCGGAAAACTGCATACAGCAGGACAGCTTTGGTTTAAAGGTCATTCGTGCCGGCGACCATATCGTAGAGAAATATTCAACAGCCTGTATACAGGTATTGGTAGGGCAGGCGGAACAATTTGAATACATCCTCAATCCGCATACACAGTTACGATTTAATATTGGCAGAAGTAAAACTCCGCAATTGTCATCCGGTAAAATTCAATTGAACGACATCGTATTTTTGGCAGCAGGGGAGCCTGGCTTTGATGAGTCGGTGGGCCGGGCCAACCTGCATGTCAGCCGCAACCATGCCTACATCACTTACGATCCCAAAACCGACAAATACTTCCTCTATCCGGATAAAGGCGGCCTTCCCGACAATGGCAACAAGATCAAAGTGCACACCGCAGATGATAAAATAAAATGGCTCAACATGTATGGCATAGCCCACCCCTTGCAGGAAGGCGACCAGATAGAACTGGGCGGCGAAGCTGTCTTGCGGTTTAAGAGAAACTAA